The genomic region CTCTAAAAGATCTAATTTTTGCGGATATTATACCTAATAACTGTTTATCATAAGATTTTAAAATAATAATATAATTTTTTCCTTTTTCAGATTTTATTTCGACATTAAGTTCTTTAGGTAGTTGTATCATAATATTATGAGAAAAACCTAAATTTAAATCTAAAATTTCTCCATTATAAGAAGCTCTATATCCAACTCCTACCAATTCTAATTTTTTCTGAAATCCTTTTGTTACTCCTATAATCATATTTCTAATTAATACATGATATAGTCCGTGTAAAGATTTAGATTTTTTATTTTCTTGATTTCTAATAATTGATAATTCTTTTTGATTCAATTTTAATTGAAATTCTTTCGAAATTTTCTGACTTAGATTTCCTAAAAATCCTTTAATAAATATTTCATTGTCAATAATTTCTATATCTACATTTTCGGGAATAAAAATAATTTTTTTTCCAATTCTAGACATAATTTAATGATTTATCAATATATATAACATAAGACTTCTCCTCCTATTTTTTTATTTTTTGCTTGTTTATCTGTAATAATACCACTGGAAGTAGAAATGATAGCAATTCCTAATCCATTTAGAACTCTTGGCATATTTTTATATTTACAATATTTTCTTAAACCTGGTTTACTTATTCTAATAATCTTTTGAATAACAGAAGTTTTTTCTTGATAATATTTTAAAGCTATTTTAATAACTTTTCTATTGTCTTCTGCTTTGTAACCTAAAATATATCCATTTTCTAATAAAACACGTACAATTTCTTTTTTTATTTTAGAAGACGGAACTTCAAGAAGTTTATGTTTTGCTAAAATAGCATTTCTAATTCTAGTTAAAAAATCAGCAATTACATCCATATATTTATTATTTATTTACCAACTTGCTTTTTTTATTCCAGGAATAAGTCCTTGAGAAACTAAATTCCTAAAAACAATACGAGATACTCCAAACTGGCGCATATATCCTCTACATCTACCAGTAATGGTACATCTATTTCTTAAACGGACGGGAGAAGCATCTCTAGGTAATTTTTGTAATAATTCATAGTTTCCAGCTTTTTTTAAAGCTTTTCTTTTATTGGCATATTTTAAAACCATTTTTTCTCTTTTTTTTTGTCTTGCTTTCACAGATTCTTTCGCCATTCTTATTTTTTTTTAAAAGGAATTCCAAACAAAGATAAAAGACTTTTGGCTTCTTCATTTTTTTTAGCAGAAGTCACAAATGTGATATTCATACCCATATTTTTTTTTATTTTATCAATATTTATTTCTGGATAAATTATCTGTTCCATAATTCCCATATTATAATTTCCATAATTATCAAAACTATTTTCTTTCAATCCATTAAAATCTCTTACTCTAGGTAAAGAAATAACAATAAGTCTTTCCAAAAATTCATACATTCTAATTCTTCTTAAAGTCACTTTAACTCCTATAGGCATTCCTTTTCTTAGCTTAAATCCTGATTCATCATGTTTGGAATAACAAAAAATAGCTTTTTGTCCTGTAATATTCGTTATTTCATTCATGGAATGATCTATAAGTTTCTTATCCATAACAGATGAACCAACACCTTGGTGGACTACTATTTTTTTTAATATAGGAACTTCCATAATAGAAGTATACCCAAATTTTTTTATCATATCAGGAATTATTTTTTCTCTATAAAATTTTTGTAAATTAGACTGATAAATCATTATTATTTAATTTTTTTCAAATTAGATATATGTATCGGAGCCTCTTTTTCTATAATTCCTCCTTTAGGTTTTTTTGGAGTTGGTTTTACGTGTTTTTTGATGATATTTACCCCACGTATAATCACTCTTTTTTTTTTCCAAAAAATTTTTTCAATTATACCTTCAGTTCCTTTATAATTTCCTGATAAAACCAGTACTTTATCTTCTCTTTTTATCTTTTTCATAAAACTTCTTGTGCTAAAGAAATAATTTTCATATATTCTCTTTCTCTGAGTTCTCTTGCCACTGGACCAAAAACTCTTGTTCCTATAATTTCTCCAGAAGTATTGATTAATACACAAGCGTTATCATCAAAACTTATATAAGACCCATCTTTTCTTCTAGTTCTATTTTTTGTTCTGATTACTACAGCTTTACAAACTTGTCCTTTTTTAACTGTACTTCCTTTAGAAGTAGCTAGTTTTACGGTGACAACTATAGTATCTCCTAATGAAGCATATCTTTTTTTAGAACCACCTAAAACTCTAATAATTAAAACTTCTTTTGCTCCTGTATTATCTGATACTTTGCATCTAGATTCTTGTTGTAACATTGTAAAATTATAAATATTAAAATATTAATCAGATTTTTCTAATATGTTAACTAATCTCCAACATTTTTTTTTACTCAAAGGTCGTATTTCCATAATATTTACTTTATCTCCATTTTTAGATATATTTTTTTCATCATGAACCATATATTTTTTATTTTTTATAATGCTTTTTTCATAATATCTATGTTTTATTTTTTTTACTTCATATACAACAATAGTTTTATCCATTTTATCACTAATAACTATTCCTTGTCTTTGTTTTCTAATATTTCTAATTTTTTTTTCATATTTATATTTTTCTACCATTAATTTTCTTATTATATTCTGTTTTCAATTTAGCAATCTTTCTTCTAATAGATCGAATTTCCATAGGATTTTTAAGTGGTTTTATATGATGATTAAATTTAATATTTTGATATTTTTTTTGGTTTTCTTTGATTTGTTTCAATAAATCATGAACTGATAAACTTCTTATATTTAAACTATTCATAATCATATTTCATTAGAAATAATAAATTTCATTTTTATAGGAAGTTTTTGAGCCGCCAATCTTAATGCTTCTTTGGCTACTCCAATTTCTACTCCATCTATTTCAAATAAAATTCGACCCGGTTTCACTACAGATACCCAAAATTCAACAGGGCCTTTACCTTTTCCCATACGTACTTCTTGTGGCTTTTTTGTAGCAGGTTTATCTGGAAAAATATTAATCCACAATTGACCTTCTCTTTTCATGTATCTTGTAGCAGCAATTCTTGCTGCCTCCAGTTGTCTAGAAGTTATCCAAGCACCTTCTAAAGCTTTAATTCCATATAATCCTCTAGAAAGAAACAGTCCTTTTTTGGAATTTCCACGAATTCTTCCTTTTTGCTTTTTTTTATATTTCGTTTTTTTGGGTTGTAACATATATAAAAAAATTATTTTTTCTTTCTATTAAAATGATGATACTTATAACCTTTTTGTTTCTTTTGAGTTCCTAATAATGGAGACAATTCTCTTTTTCCATATATTTCTCCTTTCATGATCCATACTTTAATTCCTATACTTCCATACACAGTATGTGCTACAGCCATATGATAATCTACATCAGCACGAAAAGTTCCAAGAGAAATTCTCCCTTCTTTATAAGTTTCACATCTTGCCATTTCTGACCCATTCAGTCTTCCAGAAATTTGAACTCTTATACCTTGAGCATTCATTCTTATAGCAGAAAGAATAGATAATTTAATTGCTTTTTTATAAGAAATACGATTCTCTAATTGTCTCACTAAACCCTTAGCAACTAATGGAGCATCCAATTCAGGACGTTTTACTTCAGAAATATTAATTTGAATTTCTTTTTTAGTAAGTTTTTTTAACTCTTTTCTGACTGTATCCACTTCATCACCTCTTTTTCCTATCACAAGAGCAGGTCTTGAAGTCCTAATTGTGATTGTGATGAATTTTAAAGTTCTTTCGATAAAAACACGAGAGACTATTCCTTTTGGAAATCTAGCTTCTATATATCTTCTTACTTTAAAATCTTCTTGAATCCTATCCTTATAATTATTACACCAACTGGATTGCCATCCTGTTATAATACCAAGACGATTAACAATTGGATTTGTTTTCTGTCCCATAATAATTATATTTCTTTTATATTTTTTTTATCTAAAAACACAGTAATATTACTCGATCTTTTTCTTATTCTATGACCTCTTCCTTGAGGAACAGGACGTAATCTTTTTAAGGTTTTTCCTTGATCCACTCGAATTTCTTTTATATATAAAAATTCTTTTTCTTCAGAAAAAAGTTGATTATATTTTTTTTTCCAATTAGATAATAAAGAAAAAAGCAATTTTTTTAAAATTAAAGAAACTTTTTTTTTACTACTATAATTTAATAAATCTAAGGCTCGATAGATTTCTTTATTTCGAACTAAATTGGCTATTAATCTTATTTTTCTAGGAGAACTTCTGACTCCATTTAAAGAAGCTGAAACGATATTAGTATCCTGTTTCATATTACTCTAATTTTTTATTTTCAATTTATTTTTAGATCCAGAATGACCTCTAAAAATACGAGTAGGAGCAAATTCTCCAAGTTTATGTCCTATCATATTCTCTGTAATATAAACATTAATAAATTGTTTTCCATTATGGACAGAAAAAGTTTGTCCTACAAAATCAGGTAAAATAGTGGAAGATCTAGACCAAGTCTTAATAACAATTTTTTTATCTAGTTTTATATTATTTAAAACTTTTTTATACAATGTTTGGGATACATGTGGTCCCTTTTTCAAAGATCTTGCCATAATAATTAGTTACTTTTTTCTTCTTTGTAAAATATATTTATCAGAATATCGTTTTTTGGTACGAGTTCTAAATCCTTTAGCAGGTTGTCCTCTTCTATTTCTAGGAATTCCTCCAGAAGCTTTTCCTTCACCTCCTCCCATTGGATGATCCACAGGATTCATGGCAACACCTCGTGTTCTAGGTCTTTTTCCTACATGTCTTTTTTTTCCTGCTTTTCCATACCTTTCTAACTGATGATCTAGATTAGAAACAATTCCAATTGTAGCCATACAATTAATCATTATCATTCTAATTTCTCCAGAAGGAAATTTAATTGTTGCATATTTTTTATCTTTTGCAAATAATTGAGCAAATGATCCAGCACTTCTTGCTATTTTAGCTCCTTGTCCTGGTTTTAACTCTATACAAGAAATATGAGTTCCTAGAGGAATATCACTTAAAAAGGTAGAGTTTCCTATATTAAAAGGAATATTTTTACCTGAAATTACTTTTTGTCCGACTTTAAATCCTTCCATTGTGATAATATACCTTTTTTCTCCATCTTCATAATGAAGTAAAGAAATGAAAGAAGATCGATTAGGATCATATTCTATAGATTTTATAACAGCGTAAATTCCAAATTTTCTTCTTGTAAAATCTATAATTCGATATTTTCTTTTATGTCCACCTCCTAAATAACGCATAGTCATACGACCTATATTATTTCTACCTCCGGATTTATATTTTCCTTTTACTAAAGTTTTTTCAACTTTACGAGTTGTAAGTTGATTAAAAGAATTCACAATTCTAAAACGTTGACCTGGTGTTGTGGGTTTTAACTTTTTAACTGACATTAAATCTCTTTTTTATTTAATAAATCAAGTTTTTGATTTTCATAAAATTGAACAATAGCTTTTTTAACTTTATTAGTTCTTCCATAAAGAAATCCTTTTTTAGTATATTTAGATTTATCCTTTCTAGGATAAATCATTGTTCTAACGTTTTTGATAGAAAATCCGAATAATTTTTCTATTTCTTTCTTGATTTGAATTTTATTACAACTTATATCTACCGAAAAAGTATAAAAATTATATTTTTTTCCTCTATAAGATTTATCTGTCATAAAAGGTTTTATTAAAATCATAATTTAAATAGACAAAATTTGATAAATTTTATTAATGGAATTTTCAGAGAAAACAATATATGGAAAACTAATTAAAGAAAAACAATCCAATTCATTTACACTTAATAATTTAAACTTATTCAAATTTCTAGAAGATAAATATAAATTTTTATTTTTTTCTCCAATTATCATTAATGATTTTTTATTTTCTAATTGTAATGATTTTAATAAATTTAAAATTAATTTAGTCTTTGGAACATTTAATTTTAAATCTTCTATGATCATTATTTTATGATGTATTAATTTTTGTTCAATAATAAACCTTCTAACTATATTTTTGGTACGTTTGTTTAATTTCGTAAAATATTTTCTCGGTTTTGGACCAAAAACTCTTCCTCCTCCTCTAAAAATAGGATTTTTTATATTTCCTTTTCTAGATCCTCCAGTCCCTTTTTGTCTGTGTAATTTTTTAGTACTACCGGATAATTCTCCTCTTTCTTTAGACTTATGAGTTCCCTGACGTTGAGCGGATAAATATCTTTTTACTTCTAAATATAAAGAATGATTGTAAGATTTTTTTAAAAAATTTTTATCATTGAATTCTATTTTTTTATCAGTATAATTTCCTTTTATATCTAAAATTTTTAATTCCATTCTTTTTTTTGAATCATTAAGTATGAATTTTTAGTTCCTGGAACTGAACCTTTTAATATCA from Blattabacterium cuenoti harbors:
- the rplB gene encoding 50S ribosomal protein L2, with protein sequence MSVKKLKPTTPGQRFRIVNSFNQLTTRKVEKTLVKGKYKSGGRNNIGRMTMRYLGGGHKRKYRIIDFTRRKFGIYAVIKSIEYDPNRSSFISLLHYEDGEKRYIITMEGFKVGQKVISGKNIPFNIGNSTFLSDIPLGTHISCIELKPGQGAKIARSAGSFAQLFAKDKKYATIKFPSGEIRMIMINCMATIGIVSNLDHQLERYGKAGKKRHVGKRPRTRGVAMNPVDHPMGGGEGKASGGIPRNRRGQPAKGFRTRTKKRYSDKYILQRRKK
- the rpmC gene encoding 50S ribosomal protein L29, yielding MNSLNIRSLSVHDLLKQIKENQKKYQNIKFNHHIKPLKNPMEIRSIRRKIAKLKTEYNKKINGRKI
- the rplE gene encoding 50S ribosomal protein L5; the encoded protein is MIYQSNLQKFYREKIIPDMIKKFGYTSIMEVPILKKIVVHQGVGSSVMDKKLIDHSMNEITNITGQKAIFCYSKHDESGFKLRKGMPIGVKVTLRRIRMYEFLERLIVISLPRVRDFNGLKENSFDNYGNYNMGIMEQIIYPEINIDKIKKNMGMNITFVTSAKKNEEAKSLLSLFGIPFKKK
- the rpsC gene encoding 30S ribosomal protein S3 — translated: MGQKTNPIVNRLGIITGWQSSWCNNYKDRIQEDFKVRRYIEARFPKGIVSRVFIERTLKFITITIRTSRPALVIGKRGDEVDTVRKELKKLTKKEIQINISEVKRPELDAPLVAKGLVRQLENRISYKKAIKLSILSAIRMNAQGIRVQISGRLNGSEMARCETYKEGRISLGTFRADVDYHMAVAHTVYGSIGIKVWIMKGEIYGKRELSPLLGTQKKQKGYKYHHFNRKKK
- the rpsN gene encoding 30S ribosomal protein S14, which encodes MAKESVKARQKKREKMVLKYANKRKALKKAGNYELLQKLPRDASPVRLRNRCTITGRCRGYMRQFGVSRIVFRNLVSQGLIPGIKKASW
- the rplD gene encoding 50S ribosomal protein L4 produces the protein MELKILDIKGNYTDKKIEFNDKNFLKKSYNHSLYLEVKRYLSAQRQGTHKSKERGELSGSTKKLHRQKGTGGSRKGNIKNPIFRGGGRVFGPKPRKYFTKLNKRTKNIVRRFIIEQKLIHHKIMIIEDLKLNVPKTKLILNLLKSLQLENKKSLMIIGEKNKNLYLSSRNLNKFKLLSVNELDCFSLISFPYIVFSENSINKIYQILSI
- the rpsS gene encoding 30S ribosomal protein S19, with the translated sequence MARSLKKGPHVSQTLYKKVLNNIKLDKKIVIKTWSRSSTILPDFVGQTFSVHNGKQFINVYITENMIGHKLGEFAPTRIFRGHSGSKNKLKIKN
- the rpsQ gene encoding 30S ribosomal protein S17, which codes for MVEKYKYEKKIRNIRKQRQGIVISDKMDKTIVVYEVKKIKHRYYEKSIIKNKKYMVHDEKNISKNGDKVNIMEIRPLSKKKCWRLVNILEKSD
- the rplV gene encoding 50S ribosomal protein L22, whose translation is MKQDTNIVSASLNGVRSSPRKIRLIANLVRNKEIYRALDLLNYSSKKKVSLILKKLLFSLLSNWKKKYNQLFSEEKEFLYIKEIRVDQGKTLKRLRPVPQGRGHRIRKRSSNITVFLDKKNIKEI
- the rplN gene encoding 50S ribosomal protein L14, which codes for MLQQESRCKVSDNTGAKEVLIIRVLGGSKKRYASLGDTIVVTVKLATSKGSTVKKGQVCKAVVIRTKNRTRRKDGSYISFDDNACVLINTSGEIIGTRVFGPVARELREREYMKIISLAQEVL
- a CDS encoding 50S ribosomal protein L23; the protein is MILIKPFMTDKSYRGKKYNFYTFSVDISCNKIQIKKEIEKLFGFSIKNVRTMIYPRKDKSKYTKKGFLYGRTNKVKKAIVQFYENQKLDLLNKKEI
- the rplF gene encoding 50S ribosomal protein L6, with the protein product MSRIGKKIIFIPENVDIEIIDNEIFIKGFLGNLSQKISKEFQLKLNQKELSIIRNQENKKSKSLHGLYHVLIRNMIIGVTKGFQKKLELVGVGYRASYNGEILDLNLGFSHNIMIQLPKELNVEIKSEKGKNYIIILKSYDKQLLGIISAKIRSFRVPEPYKGKGIRYLGEEVRRKTGKSA
- the rpsH gene encoding 30S ribosomal protein S8, whose product is MDVIADFLTRIRNAILAKHKLLEVPSSKIKKEIVRVLLENGYILGYKAEDNRKVIKIALKYYQEKTSVIQKIIRISKPGLRKYCKYKNMPRVLNGLGIAIISTSSGIITDKQAKNKKIGGEVLCYIY
- the rplX gene encoding 50S ribosomal protein L24, with amino-acid sequence MKKIKREDKVLVLSGNYKGTEGIIEKIFWKKKRVIIRGVNIIKKHVKPTPKKPKGGIIEKEAPIHISNLKKIK
- the rplP gene encoding 50S ribosomal protein L16, producing the protein MLQPKKTKYKKKQKGRIRGNSKKGLFLSRGLYGIKALEGAWITSRQLEAARIAATRYMKREGQLWINIFPDKPATKKPQEVRMGKGKGPVEFWVSVVKPGRILFEIDGVEIGVAKEALRLAAQKLPIKMKFIISNEI